One Deltaproteobacteria bacterium RBG_16_64_85 genomic window carries:
- a CDS encoding multidrug ABC transporter ATP-binding protein, translating to MNPAVSIVGLVKRYDRVVAVDGLDLTVRTGECLGLLGPNGAGKTTTIEILAGLLAPTAGEVRVFGRRWGEDDQALRSRLGVSLQETRFPERLKVAEVVSLFRSFYPRGRDVRSVIAEVGLEEKAASWTSRLSGGQRQRLALACALVGDPELLILDEPTTGLDPQARLHMGDTILGYRTRGRTVLVTTHYMEEAHRLCDRVAIIDLGKVIALGTPAELIATLGGDLVVEVELASGSVEDDAVRSVEGVRAVRRSNATILVTASEAHVTVPALLDLVRGSEAALSHLTLRHATLEDVYVSLTGRHLRDE from the coding sequence GTGAATCCTGCGGTCTCCATCGTCGGCCTCGTAAAGCGCTACGACCGGGTGGTAGCGGTCGACGGGCTGGACCTCACGGTGCGGACCGGAGAGTGTCTCGGACTTCTGGGCCCCAACGGCGCCGGCAAGACGACAACGATCGAGATCCTGGCGGGGCTGCTGGCCCCGACGGCGGGGGAGGTCCGGGTGTTCGGCCGCCGGTGGGGGGAGGACGACCAGGCGCTGCGCTCCCGCCTCGGGGTATCGCTGCAGGAGACCCGGTTCCCCGAACGGCTCAAGGTCGCCGAAGTGGTTTCGCTCTTCCGGAGTTTCTACCCGAGAGGCCGGGACGTGCGCTCGGTGATCGCGGAGGTGGGTCTCGAGGAAAAGGCCGCCTCGTGGACGAGCAGGCTCTCGGGGGGTCAGCGGCAGCGGCTGGCCCTTGCCTGCGCCCTCGTGGGCGACCCGGAGCTTCTGATCCTCGACGAGCCGACGACCGGGCTCGACCCGCAGGCGCGGCTCCACATGGGGGACACGATCCTCGGCTACCGTACGCGGGGGCGTACGGTGCTCGTGACGACCCACTACATGGAGGAAGCGCACCGGCTCTGCGACCGGGTGGCCATCATCGACCTCGGAAAAGTGATCGCGCTGGGCACGCCGGCAGAGTTGATCGCAACGCTGGGCGGCGACCTCGTCGTCGAAGTGGAGCTTGCGAGCGGCTCGGTCGAGGACGACGCGGTGAGGTCCGTCGAAGGGGTCCGGGCCGTCCGGCGGTCGAACGCCACGATCCTGGTGACGGCTTCCGAGGCCCACGTCACCGTCCCCGCGCTGCTCGACCTGGTTCGAGGCAGCGAGGCGGCGCTGTCGCACCTTACCCTTCGCCACGCGACGCTGGAAGATGTCTACGTTTCGCTCACGGGGAGGCACCTGCGCGATGAGTAG